CAACGTAGCCACCTACTGCTCCGATCCGGTCCCAGCTAAAGTAGTTTACGATTTCCTTGAGCCATGCAGGGCCGGCCACACAATCGCTATCGAGGAATGCCAGAATTTCGCCACGGGCCTCACGGGCACCGATGTTTCGACAGTATGATTGCCCGCGGCTTATCTCATGGGAAAGCAGTTTGCAGTTAAAGCTATTCACAAGTGCTTTGGTGCCATCTTTTGATCCGTCATCGACTACGATCACTTCAACACTATCGTTCAGATAATCTTGGGCGAAGACGGACTCGAGGCATTCGGCAAGTTCAGCCCCTCGATCTTTTGTGGGTATTATGACGGTCACAGAAGGAAAATAGTCGCCCCCGGTGACCAGGGCTATTTCCAGGATCGCTTTCTTGTTGAAATACTCACACAACCGGAAGACCTGCTCTTCGGTCATGGCGGTCGCCACCGCTATCTGGGCCAGGGTTCTCGATCCGTCACAGAGTCTGAGTACTGCCACTGCCCGTTCACGGACCCGAACAACATTGAGCGGTGTTTCGGAGATTACCACCCAGGAATGATGCCGCCTCTCAAAACGTATCTCTTCCCTCAGCCTGTACAGCAAGGGTATCATGGTATGCGCTCTACCCCTTCCTCACACTTTCGCAGGTGGTTTAACCACCCTTCTCGCAGCAAGGTACCAAAGAGCTCATCTACTACATGGTCATCTGCACCGCTGACCATTTTGCCCTCCCTGCGTTGCACGGTTCCCGCAACAAGTTGTTGGATACGCTCAAAGGCAGGAAGACAGGAATCGGGAGGTGTGGCAGGCTTCAGCCTTGATCCGGGCAATCGCAGCGGTCCCCATACGACATGACCATTAGCCCGTTGGATCAACTGAGTGGATATACCTATCCGGGCAAGATCAAAGCACGGGATCATCTTTTCAGCCGCTTCCAGAAGGGGCGGCAGACCGGCATAGCGGGTGGGTTCAGTCAGAGCTTCCACGGCAATTACGAGGGGAATGGGGGACTCAATACTCTCACGATAGCCCAAGGCAAGCTTTTTCACCGCCACAATGGTTCTCTCTTTTGCCCCTGTTTCCACCGAAATTGCGGGGATAATACAAGGTACGCGCAGGTGATGAGCAAGGATGAGGCTCACTTGACCGCTTCCCGTATCATCGCTTTTGGCGCCGGTCAAAATGATATCGAAGTCCAGTATGCGGGCGATGCGCTCAAAGATCAATGCCTTGCCCTGAGCCTGAATCGCATCGAGCCCTTCCTCCCATATCCTCAGACCGTCATCACACCCCAGGGCAAGACCTTCTCTGATAAACCGCTCTCCCGACGGGGGCCCGAGATGAATCAAGGTGATATGGGTTCCAGGCCGGCTTTCCTTTATCACAAGGGCAGTGTCTATGGCTGCACTGTCGGATGGGTTGAGCACGGAGACATTCCAATCCTTCCGGAGACATCCTGTCCGTTCATCGCGAGCCAGAGGTATTCTGATGTCTGGAACTTCCTTTATGAAAACAAGTATCTTCAATAAATTTCCTCCCCGGCTTACGGTAATAACTTTAGGTGAGACGAAAGCGGACTCCAAAGCCTCCCTGAGGGTAATGCCAATCCAGAGCCCCTTTGTCGCAAGCGAGCAGGCACGTACCACATTCAAGACACGGCTCGTAGGCGAAATCTATCCTGGTTCTCGCTTCATTCCATTGATAGCAGGCGGCGGGGCAGATAAATGTGCATGCTCGGTGAGTGCATGACTGGCAGATATCGCGGTTTATCTTGATGTGGGCTTCCTCGTAAATCCGGTAGCTTACGAGGTCAAAAAGATCGTCAACTATCATACGCTCGCTCTTAATCCTTTCACCAGGTCTGCAATCACCTGTTTTATGGGCAATGCTTCTTTTACAGCATCCCAGCCAAGGCGGCCTGTCTTTTTTCTTGGCTTGCCATCAGAACGGTACAGCTCCTCCATGATTCTTCCCACAAGGTTGGGATATGCGGAGAAGAGACGGTCATTATGCATGAGGCCAACCGTTTTTTCAAAAGTCTTCATGTCCTTCAGCACAAAACTCTCTTTGAGGCGATCATCGTATTGGCCCAACTGTCTGGCCGAGAAATCACCTTTTTGCAAGGCTGCGACGATCGTCTCTGCTGCAAGAAAACCGGAGGTCATGGCCAGGTTCATCCCTTCCTGGTTCAGTCCATTGGTATAGCAAAGCCCTGCGGCATCACCGGCCAGGAGCACTCCATCACTGAACAGTCTGGGCACTAACTTATATCCACCTTCCGGCAGAATGTGGGCCGAGTATTCCACTAATCGCGCATCCCTGAGGATCTTCCCGACAGGTTCTGAAGAAAGGAACCGCTGCAAGAGGTCGTACGGAGCCAAACTGCTGGCCTTCAGAGAATCCAGATGAAATACAAGACCCACAGAGAGTGTTTCCAACTGGGTATAGATAAACCCGCCGCCCCGGATTCCCTCGGTACAGCCAAGAAATTCCTGCGTAACCCCCTGCCGTCGCACCAAGCCAAATCGTTTGTTGATTTCCTCTTCGCTTAAGCGGAACAGGGCCTTGACTCCCAATGCCATATCCGATGCTTGGGGTGGTTTGTAAAACCCCAATTTCTTGGCAAGGAGTGACAGCACTCCGTCAGAGAGGATGGTAACAGGTGCCCGGACTTCCCCGGCTGTTCTTCCAATCCTGATTCCGGCAACCGTCTTCCCATCCATGAGGAGGTCCTCGACAAGACATCCGGTGAGGAGGTGAACGCCGGCCTCGCGGGCCTTTCCGGCCAGCCATCGGTCAAATACCGGCCTGAAGAGAGTGTAACCATTATAGGGCGGATCATCAAATCCCTCCGACTCAAACGCCAGAGATGTGCTCGAAGATTCTGAAATGATCGTCAGAACCCGCTTGACAACATGACGCTCCCAAGGGGCCTGTTCCCAGAAATCGGGCAGAAGGCTCAGCGCCACTGGACAGTTGGGAAGCATGCCTCCGAACATGTTTTTTGCTCCGGGCACATCGCCACGCTCAACAAGAAGCACGTTAAGTCCGCTCTGGGCCATCCGGAAAGCTGCTGTACTCCCTGCAGGCCCTGCACCTACCACGATTGCGTCATATATTTTCATGAAACGCCTTCATCTCTGAATTGTTTTATCCGTTTAGCCAGTTTGGGAAGCAAGGTGCGCAAATCGCAGACGAACCCCTCGTCAGATACATTAAAAATAGGCGCCCGGGGGTCAATGTTGACAGATATAATTTTCCTGCCCTCATGAATGCCCGCTACATGGTGCGGCGAGCCGGAAATCCCCAGAGCCAGATAGAGTTCGGGAGAAACTGTTTTCCCCGTCTGTCCAATCATTCGTTCCTTGGGCAGGTACCCGTCGTCCACCACCGGCCTGGTAGTGCCAATGGATCCTTCCAGCAAGTGAGAAAGCTCCTCCACAAAATCCAGGAGTTCAGGATCAGCGCAGCCGATGCCAGCCCCGATAATGCGCTTCGCACTGGTAATGTCTACCGTTCTGTAATCTGGAGGAATAATCCCGAGTGAAACGGGCCCGATAATTTCAGGGGGAACATGAATGGGGATATGATGTATCTTCAGGGGCACAAATCTACTGCACCCTCTTTTCTCCAGGGAATCTGGTCTGATAGTGGCAATTTCATGGTAAGGCTCTAGAAAATATGCTTCCTGTTCCAACTGACCGCCATAGACATATCGAACATAGAAGATGGCCTGATCTCTGACGCGTATATCAACACAGTCACTGACTGCTGCTGTACCCAGGTAGGACGCAACGCGCGGTGCAAGCTCACCTCCTCTGTCCGTGTGGGCAAACAGGAGGCACCGGAAGGGTATATCCTGCAGAGCAACTTTTACTGCCCAGGCAAACACCTCACCACTGTATGCAGAAAGGCCTTCGTCCTCAAGGAGGTAAAGATTGGCAACGCCGCTTTGATCAAGATCTTTGATATCTTCCGCAAGATTCCCGATGGACAGTACGGAGAGGCTGCCTTCCAGAAGGGATGCTATTCTGTCGCCTTCTGCGAGTAGACCCTGGTTAATCTCCTCTCTCCTATCACCAGAGGATTCAAAGAAAACAATTATATCCCTTTCTTTTTTCATACCCTCCTGCCAGCCGCATAACCCTCGTAGATCGCCATATCTACCTTCCTGGGAGCCACACAGTCGCCGACCCGGTAAAGCTCGGGCACGCGACCTTTTAGTGCGTAGTACAGGGAATCGTCCACTTCATTTCCCATGGCCGTGACCACAGTATCAAAGTCGGAAAATACCTGTCCTTCATTGGAGTAGACGTTCAGGCCGTGTACCTCTGTACCACGTATTTCGATTACCGCAAAATTGGAGGTAAAGGACACCCCTTTTTGCATAAGCCTCTGCCGTGACAGGTATAAGTCCTGACTGGGGCCTAATTCAGAACCTACGAAGAGTGCAGAGGTAACAATATGAACCTTTTTGCCCAAATCTGCCAGATATTCCGCCGTACTTGTGGCCTGGTGGTGGCCATCGTAATCAATGAAAAGTATCCTGTCCCCTATATCCGCTTCGCCTTTTAGCACCTGCCAGATATTGAAGACCCTTGGCCCATTGCAGCCTGCCACGGGGCATCCCTTCGGCTTCGATCCCGTAGCTATGATCACGGCGTCGGGGGCCTGGGCAATTACAAATTCCGGTGTCACCACTTGACCCGTGACGACAGGGACCTTAAGCCTCTGCAACTGATTGCGCTCGTTCCGGATGATAACTCCGAATTCCTCGCGGCCCGCACCCTGCATGGCAATGGCTACCTGTCCACCCAGGTTCTGCTCCTTTTCATAAAGGGTGACGCTGTGCCCCCGCAGGGTCGCTATTTTTGCTGCCCACATACCAGCCGGACCGCCACCGACTACCATAACCCGCTTCTTCCATTTCGTTGCGGGAAGACGCAGCTCATCCTCGTGCTGTTCGTTGCCTACAAAGGGGTTTTGGATACAGCCAATGGGCCTATTCAGCCCGACACGTCCGTAGCAACCCTGGTTATCGGCGATGCAGTACCGGATCTCATCTAATCGCCCTTCTTTAGCCTTGTTCAGCAGATTGGGGTCACAGATCTGGGACCGCACCATACCGATCATATCGGCCTGCCCGTTGGCCAACACCTTTTCCGCCAGGGCAGGATCATTGATGCGCCCCGTGGCAAAGACCGGCAGCTTGATGGCTTCTTTTATCCCTGCGGCCAGGGGAACCGCATAGCCCAGAGGCATATGCATTGTGCCGCCTACCAGATATAGATTATAGAAGGTCGAAAGGGAGAGGTCCATGAAATCTATCGCCCCTGATGCTGCAAGGATTTTCGCGATTTCTTTCGCATCATTGAGGGTGATCCCCCCCCAGGGGAGCATTTCGTCAGCACAGAGGCGTAAGCCCACAGTGAAATCATCTCCCACTATCTTTCTCACGGCGGAAATAAGTTCCAGGGGAAAGCGCATCCGGTTCTCAAGGGTACCACCGTACTCGTCACTACGGAAATTTGTCAGGGGGGACATAAACTGACGGGCCAGCGAACTATGACCGAACTGGAGTTCAATACCATCAAAACCACCCTCCCGGACATGGATGGCTGATTTGCAGAAGTATTGGATAACCTCTTGAATGTCTTCAATTTCCATCTGCTTGGGAATCTCCCGGAATAATACATCCGGCACCGGGGAAGGGGCCCATACCGGCAGTTTTGACAAGGCGCCACTGCACTGTTGGCCATTATGATTGAGCTGGGCAAAGATCTTCGTCTCATATTCATGGACTGCCCGCGTTATTTTCTTATATCCGGGAATAACCTCCGGTTTAAATGCCTCGATGAGTTTTTCATAGGCACGGTCAGTGGGGTGTACCGATTGCTCCTCCGTGATAATTAGTCCGGTACCGCCGCGTGCTCTTGCTGCCAGATAATGGACATGTCTTTCCGAGGGGAGACAATCTTCGGCAAAGTTCGTCAGGTGAGCAGAAAAAGATGCCCGGTTGGGAACCACAACTTGGCCGATTTTCAAAGGCGAAAACAGATGCTTAAATTGTCCTTGCATTTAACGATACTCCATCGTTTTATTTTATTACACTACACAGGTAAGAGCTGCTGCACCTGTATCATGCACTCGGGATCAGAACGGTTGATTGATTGGGTAAGGAAATATGCCACAGCCGGACAGCCGCCATGGCACTGGTCAAACCGGCTGCACTGCTCGCAGGATTCAATCCTGATGTTACGAATCATGGTGAAGACAGCAGACTGGGTCCAGATTGTGGCCAGCGATTCTTCCCGCAC
This genomic window from Deltaproteobacteria bacterium contains:
- a CDS encoding mycofactocin system FadH/OYE family oxidoreductase 2, which produces MQGQFKHLFSPLKIGQVVVPNRASFSAHLTNFAEDCLPSERHVHYLAARARGGTGLIITEEQSVHPTDRAYEKLIEAFKPEVIPGYKKITRAVHEYETKIFAQLNHNGQQCSGALSKLPVWAPSPVPDVLFREIPKQMEIEDIQEVIQYFCKSAIHVREGGFDGIELQFGHSSLARQFMSPLTNFRSDEYGGTLENRMRFPLELISAVRKIVGDDFTVGLRLCADEMLPWGGITLNDAKEIAKILAASGAIDFMDLSLSTFYNLYLVGGTMHMPLGYAVPLAAGIKEAIKLPVFATGRINDPALAEKVLANGQADMIGMVRSQICDPNLLNKAKEGRLDEIRYCIADNQGCYGRVGLNRPIGCIQNPFVGNEQHEDELRLPATKWKKRVMVVGGGPAGMWAAKIATLRGHSVTLYEKEQNLGGQVAIAMQGAGREEFGVIIRNERNQLQRLKVPVVTGQVVTPEFVIAQAPDAVIIATGSKPKGCPVAGCNGPRVFNIWQVLKGEADIGDRILFIDYDGHHQATSTAEYLADLGKKVHIVTSALFVGSELGPSQDLYLSRQRLMQKGVSFTSNFAVIEIRGTEVHGLNVYSNEGQVFSDFDTVVTAMGNEVDDSLYYALKGRVPELYRVGDCVAPRKVDMAIYEGYAAGRRV
- a CDS encoding FAD-dependent oxidoreductase, coding for MKIYDAIVVGAGPAGSTAAFRMAQSGLNVLLVERGDVPGAKNMFGGMLPNCPVALSLLPDFWEQAPWERHVVKRVLTIISESSSTSLAFESEGFDDPPYNGYTLFRPVFDRWLAGKAREAGVHLLTGCLVEDLLMDGKTVAGIRIGRTAGEVRAPVTILSDGVLSLLAKKLGFYKPPQASDMALGVKALFRLSEEEINKRFGLVRRQGVTQEFLGCTEGIRGGGFIYTQLETLSVGLVFHLDSLKASSLAPYDLLQRFLSSEPVGKILRDARLVEYSAHILPEGGYKLVPRLFSDGVLLAGDAAGLCYTNGLNQEGMNLAMTSGFLAAETIVAALQKGDFSARQLGQYDDRLKESFVLKDMKTFEKTVGLMHNDRLFSAYPNLVGRIMEELYRSDGKPRKKTGRLGWDAVKEALPIKQVIADLVKGLRASV
- a CDS encoding 4Fe-4S dicluster domain-containing protein, which encodes MIVDDLFDLVSYRIYEEAHIKINRDICQSCTHRACTFICPAACYQWNEARTRIDFAYEPCLECGTCLLACDKGALDWHYPQGGFGVRFRLT
- a CDS encoding electron transfer flavoprotein subunit alpha/FixB family protein codes for the protein MKKERDIIVFFESSGDRREEINQGLLAEGDRIASLLEGSLSVLSIGNLAEDIKDLDQSGVANLYLLEDEGLSAYSGEVFAWAVKVALQDIPFRCLLFAHTDRGGELAPRVASYLGTAAVSDCVDIRVRDQAIFYVRYVYGGQLEQEAYFLEPYHEIATIRPDSLEKRGCSRFVPLKIHHIPIHVPPEIIGPVSLGIIPPDYRTVDITSAKRIIGAGIGCADPELLDFVEELSHLLEGSIGTTRPVVDDGYLPKERMIGQTGKTVSPELYLALGISGSPHHVAGIHEGRKIISVNIDPRAPIFNVSDEGFVCDLRTLLPKLAKRIKQFRDEGVS